Proteins co-encoded in one Arthrobacter globiformis genomic window:
- the purN gene encoding phosphoribosylglycinamide formyltransferase, which produces MRIVVLVSGTGSNLQAVIDAVQAGDLDVEIAAVGADRPGTYGVERSAAAGIETFVVDFKAYPDRAEWNAALTEAVAAYQPDVVVSSGFMRIVSPEFIDAFDGKYLNTHPALLPSFPGAHGVRDAIAYGVKVTGCTVHWADAGVDTGPIIAQEAVAVEDGDTEETLHERIKVAERRLLVSTLASLAAKHAAARAPK; this is translated from the coding sequence ATGCGCATAGTAGTCCTCGTCTCCGGAACCGGTTCCAACCTCCAGGCCGTCATTGACGCCGTTCAGGCCGGAGACCTGGATGTTGAGATCGCCGCGGTGGGCGCGGACCGCCCGGGAACCTACGGCGTGGAGCGGTCTGCTGCTGCCGGGATTGAGACGTTCGTGGTGGACTTCAAGGCCTATCCGGACCGTGCGGAATGGAACGCCGCGCTGACGGAAGCCGTGGCCGCGTACCAGCCGGATGTGGTGGTGTCCTCCGGCTTCATGCGGATCGTGAGCCCCGAATTCATCGACGCGTTCGACGGAAAGTACCTCAACACGCACCCCGCCCTGCTGCCGTCCTTCCCCGGCGCCCACGGAGTCCGTGACGCCATAGCCTACGGCGTGAAGGTCACCGGCTGCACCGTGCACTGGGCCGACGCCGGCGTGGACACGGGGCCCATCATCGCGCAGGAGGCGGTGGCCGTCGAGGACGGCGACACCGAGGAGACCCTGCACGAACGGATCAAAGTGGCGGAGCGCCGGCTCCTGGTCTCCACTCTGGCGTCCCTCGCGGCAAAGCACGCCGCCGCCCGGGCCCCGAAGTAG